The proteins below are encoded in one region of Pseudonocardia sp. DSM 110487:
- a CDS encoding DNA-directed RNA polymerase subunit beta': MLDVNFFDELRIGLATAEDIRQWSHGEVKKPETINYRTLKPEKDGLFCEKIFGPTRDWECYCGKYKRVRFKGIICERCGVEVTRAKVRRERMGHIELAAPVTHIWYFKGVPSRLGYLLDLAPKDLEKIIYFAAYVITSVNKDLRHQDLSTLENEMSVERKRVENRRDADLEARAQKLEADLAELEAEGAKSDVRRKVKEGGEREMRQLRDRAQRELDRLDEIWTSFTKLDVQQLIADEGLYRELYDRYGDYFTGAMGAEAIQTLLQNFDIPAEAENLRETIRSGKGQKKLRALKRLKVVAAFQTTGNSPLGMVLDCVPVIPPDLRPMVQLDGGRFATSDLNDLYRRVINRNNRLKRLIDLGAPEIIVNNEKRMLQEAVDALFDNGRRGRPVTGPGNRPLKSLSDLLKGKQGRFRQNLLGKRVDYSGRSVIVVGPQLKLHQCGLPKGMALELFKPFVMKRLVDLNHAQNIKSAKRMVERGRSQVWDVLEEVISEHPVLLNRAPTLHRLGIQAFEPQLVEGKAIQLHPLVCEAFNADFDGDQMAVHLPLSAEAQSEARVLMLSSNNILSPASGRPLAMPRLDMVTGLYHLSRQRDEAMGAGHVYSSPAEAIMAYDRKALHLQAPIKIRLLNVVPPADVVTALEANGWQAGDPWLAETTLGRVMFNELLPSDYPYVNEPLPKKRQATIINDLAERYSMTEVAQVLDRLKEAGFYWATRSGVTLAISDVVVPPNKQQILDGYEAKADQINKRYQRGALSHQERNDEMVKIWTQATEEVARAMEENFPEDNPIPTIVQSGAAGNMTQVRQLAGMRGLVANPKGEYIPRPIKSNFREGLSVGEYFISTHGTRKGLADTALRTADSGYLTRRLVDVSQDVIVREHDCGTERGITMPVTEELADGRLIPHRYLRTSVYARSSGEDVTGPDGQIIVRRGDDLGDPALDALVAAGVRQIKVRSALTCASGTGICAMCYGRSMATGKLVDVGEAVGIVAAQSIGEPGTQLTMRTFHQGGVAGDDITTGLPRVTELFEARVPKGKAPIADVDGRISIEDGDRFWKIVLTPDDGGEEIVYEKLSKRQWLAMTSDDGQERPLQDGDHVHVGQLLLEGTADPHEVLRVMGPREVQLHLVREVQKVYRTQSVDIHDKHVEVIVRQMLRRVTIIDSGATEFLPGALAERAEFESENRRVVAEGGEPASGRPVLMGITKASLATESWLSAASFQETTKILTDAAINGKRDKLVGLKENVIIGKLIPAGTGINRYRNIQVQPTEEARAAAYALPSYDDGYYSPDVFGTGTGAAVPLDDYDFGRDYR, encoded by the coding sequence AAGCCGGAGAAGGACGGGCTCTTCTGCGAGAAGATCTTCGGTCCCACCCGCGACTGGGAGTGCTACTGCGGCAAGTACAAGCGCGTCCGGTTCAAGGGCATCATCTGTGAGCGCTGTGGCGTGGAGGTCACCCGCGCCAAGGTGCGGCGCGAGCGGATGGGCCACATCGAGCTGGCCGCCCCGGTCACGCACATCTGGTACTTCAAGGGCGTCCCGAGCCGGCTGGGCTACCTGCTCGACCTGGCTCCCAAGGACCTCGAGAAGATCATCTACTTCGCCGCGTACGTGATCACGTCGGTGAACAAGGACCTGCGCCACCAGGATCTCTCCACGCTCGAGAACGAGATGAGCGTGGAGCGCAAGCGGGTGGAGAACCGCCGCGACGCCGATCTGGAGGCCCGGGCGCAGAAGCTCGAGGCCGACCTGGCCGAGCTGGAGGCGGAGGGCGCCAAGAGCGACGTCCGCCGCAAGGTCAAGGAGGGTGGCGAGCGCGAGATGCGCCAGCTCCGCGACCGCGCCCAGCGCGAGCTGGACCGGCTCGACGAGATCTGGACCTCGTTCACCAAGCTCGATGTCCAGCAGCTGATCGCCGACGAAGGGCTCTACCGCGAGCTCTACGACCGCTACGGCGACTACTTCACCGGGGCGATGGGCGCCGAGGCGATCCAGACCCTGCTGCAGAACTTCGACATCCCGGCCGAGGCCGAGAACCTGCGGGAGACCATCCGCAGCGGCAAGGGGCAGAAGAAGCTCCGCGCCCTCAAGCGCCTCAAGGTCGTCGCGGCGTTCCAGACCACGGGCAACAGCCCGTTGGGCATGGTGCTCGACTGCGTCCCGGTCATCCCGCCGGACCTGCGTCCGATGGTGCAGCTCGACGGTGGCCGCTTCGCCACCTCCGACCTGAACGACCTGTACCGCCGGGTCATCAACCGCAACAACCGCCTCAAGAGGCTGATCGACCTCGGTGCGCCCGAGATCATCGTCAACAACGAGAAGCGGATGCTGCAGGAGGCCGTCGACGCGCTGTTCGACAACGGCCGCCGTGGCCGGCCGGTGACCGGTCCGGGCAACCGTCCGCTCAAGTCGCTGTCCGACCTGCTCAAGGGCAAGCAGGGCCGGTTCCGCCAGAACCTGCTCGGCAAGCGCGTCGACTACTCGGGCCGTTCGGTCATCGTGGTCGGCCCGCAGCTCAAGCTGCACCAGTGCGGCCTGCCCAAGGGCATGGCGCTGGAGCTGTTCAAGCCGTTCGTCATGAAGCGGCTGGTCGACCTCAACCACGCGCAGAACATCAAGTCCGCCAAGCGCATGGTGGAGCGTGGCCGCTCGCAGGTGTGGGACGTGCTCGAGGAGGTCATCTCCGAGCACCCGGTGCTGCTCAACCGCGCACCCACGCTGCACCGCCTCGGCATCCAGGCCTTCGAGCCGCAGCTGGTGGAGGGCAAGGCCATCCAGCTGCACCCGCTGGTCTGCGAGGCGTTCAACGCCGACTTCGACGGTGACCAGATGGCGGTGCACCTGCCGCTGTCGGCCGAGGCGCAGTCCGAGGCCCGGGTGCTGATGCTCTCGAGCAACAACATCCTGTCGCCGGCCTCGGGCCGTCCGCTGGCCATGCCCCGCCTGGACATGGTCACCGGGCTGTACCACCTGAGCCGGCAGCGCGACGAGGCCATGGGCGCGGGCCACGTGTACTCCTCGCCCGCCGAGGCGATCATGGCCTACGACCGGAAGGCGCTGCACCTGCAGGCCCCGATCAAGATCCGCCTCCTCAACGTGGTCCCGCCCGCGGACGTCGTCACCGCGCTCGAGGCCAACGGCTGGCAGGCGGGCGACCCGTGGCTCGCCGAGACCACTCTCGGCCGGGTCATGTTCAACGAGCTCCTGCCGTCGGACTACCCGTACGTCAACGAGCCGCTGCCGAAGAAGCGCCAGGCCACGATCATCAACGACCTGGCCGAGCGGTACTCGATGACCGAGGTCGCGCAGGTCCTCGACCGCCTCAAGGAGGCGGGCTTCTACTGGGCCACGCGCTCCGGCGTCACCCTCGCGATCTCCGACGTCGTCGTGCCGCCGAACAAGCAGCAGATCCTCGACGGCTACGAGGCCAAGGCCGACCAGATCAACAAGCGCTACCAGCGCGGTGCACTGTCGCACCAGGAGCGCAACGACGAGATGGTCAAGATCTGGACCCAGGCGACCGAAGAGGTTGCCCGGGCCATGGAGGAGAACTTCCCCGAGGACAACCCGATCCCGACGATCGTGCAGTCGGGCGCGGCGGGCAACATGACCCAGGTCCGGCAGCTCGCCGGGATGCGTGGTCTGGTGGCCAACCCGAAGGGCGAGTACATCCCCCGTCCGATCAAGTCCAACTTCCGCGAGGGCCTGTCGGTGGGTGAGTACTTCATCTCCACCCACGGCACCCGGAAGGGCCTGGCCGACACGGCGCTGCGCACCGCGGACTCGGGTTACCTCACCCGGCGTCTGGTGGACGTGTCGCAGGACGTCATCGTCCGCGAGCACGACTGCGGCACCGAGCGCGGCATCACGATGCCGGTCACCGAGGAGCTGGCGGACGGGCGCCTGATCCCGCACCGCTACCTGCGCACCTCGGTGTACGCGCGGTCGTCCGGCGAGGACGTCACCGGACCGGACGGCCAGATCATCGTGCGGCGCGGCGACGACCTGGGCGACCCGGCGCTCGACGCGCTGGTGGCCGCGGGCGTGCGGCAGATCAAGGTGCGCAGCGCCCTGACCTGCGCCTCGGGCACCGGTATCTGCGCCATGTGCTACGGCCGCTCGATGGCCACCGGCAAGCTGGTGGACGTCGGCGAGGCCGTCGGCATCGTGGCGGCGCAGTCGATCGGTGAGCCGGGCACGCAGCTGACGATGCGCACGTTCCACCAGGGCGGCGTCGCCGGTGACGACATCACCACCGGTCTGCCCCGTGTCACGGAGCTGTTCGAGGCTCGCGTGCCGAAGGGCAAGGCGCCGATCGCCGACGTGGACGGCCGGATCTCGATCGAGGACGGCGACCGCTTCTGGAAGATCGTCCTCACGCCGGACGACGGCGGCGAGGAGATCGTCTACGAGAAGCTGTCGAAGCGGCAGTGGCTGGCGATGACCTCGGACGATGGCCAGGAGCGCCCGCTGCAGGACGGCGACCACGTGCACGTGGGCCAGCTGCTCCTGGAGGGCACGGCCGACCCGCACGAGGTGCTGCGCGTCATGGGACCGCGCGAGGTGCAGCTGCACCTGGTGCGTGAGGTGCAGAAGGTGTACCGCACGCAGAGCGTGGACATCCATGACAAGCACGTCGAGGTGATCGTCCGGCAGATGCTCCGCCGGGTCACGATCATCGACTCGGGTGCCACCGAGTTCCTGCCCGGCGCGCTCGCCGAGCGGGCCGAGTTCGAGTCGGAGAACCGGCGCGTGGTGGCCGAGGGCGGCGAGCCGGCCTCGGGCCGTCCGGTGCTCATGGGGATCACGAAGGCCTCGCTGGCCACGGAGTCGTGGCTGTCCGCGGCTTCGTTCCAGGAGACCACGAAGATCCTCACCGATGCCGCGATCAACGGAAAGCGCGACAAGCTCGTCGGGCTCAAGGAGAACGTGATCATCGGCAAGCTGATCCCGGCGGGCACCGGCATCAACCGGTACCGCAACATCCAGGTCCAGCCCACGGAGGAGGCCCGCGCGGCCGCCTACGCGCTGCCGAGCTACGACGACGGCTACTACAGCCCCGACGTGTTCGGCACGGGCACCGGTGCCGCGGTGCCGCTGGACGACTACGACTTCGGGCGCGACTACCGGTAG
- the rpsG gene encoding 30S ribosomal protein S7: protein MPRKGAAPKRPLVSDPVFGSPLVTQLVNKVLKDGKRSLAERIVYAALEGTREKTGTDPVVTLKRAMDNVKPALEVKSRRVGGATYQVPVEVRAVRQTTLALRWIVSYAGQRREKTMVDRLMNELLDASNGLGASVKRREDMHKMAESNKAFAHYRW from the coding sequence ATGCCGCGCAAGGGAGCTGCGCCGAAGCGCCCGCTGGTCTCCGACCCGGTCTTCGGCTCGCCGCTGGTCACCCAGCTGGTGAACAAGGTCCTCAAGGACGGCAAGCGGTCGCTCGCCGAGCGCATCGTGTACGCCGCCCTCGAGGGCACGCGGGAGAAGACCGGCACCGACCCGGTCGTCACGCTCAAGCGCGCCATGGACAACGTGAAGCCGGCTCTCGAGGTCAAGAGCCGCCGCGTGGGTGGCGCCACCTACCAGGTCCCCGTCGAGGTGCGCGCCGTCCGGCAGACCACCCTCGCCCTGCGCTGGATCGTCTCGTACGCCGGCCAGCGCCGTGAGAAGACGATGGTCGACCGGCTGATGAACGAGCTGCTCGACGCGAGCAACGGGCTGGGCGCCAGCGTGAAGCGGCGCGAGGACATGCACAAGATGGCGGAGTCCAACAAGGCCTTCGCCCACTACCGCTGGTGA
- the rpsL gene encoding 30S ribosomal protein S12, giving the protein MPTIQQLVRKGRQDKVGKTKTAALKGSPQRRGVCTRVYTTTPKKPNSALRKVARVRLSSDIEVTAYIPGEGHNLQEHSIVLVRGGRVKDLPGVRYKIIRGSLDTQGVRNRKQSRSRYGAKKEKS; this is encoded by the coding sequence ATGCCCACGATCCAGCAGCTGGTCCGCAAGGGCCGTCAGGACAAGGTCGGCAAGACCAAGACCGCAGCGCTCAAGGGGAGCCCGCAGCGGCGCGGCGTGTGCACCCGCGTGTACACGACCACGCCGAAGAAGCCCAACTCCGCGCTGCGCAAGGTCGCGCGCGTGCGGCTCTCCAGCGACATCGAGGTCACGGCCTACATCCCTGGTGAGGGGCACAACCTCCAGGAGCACTCGATCGTGCTGGTGCGCGGCGGCCGGGTGAAGGACCTGCCCGGCGTTCGCTACAAGATCATCCGCGGCTCGCTGGACACCCAGGGCGTCCGCAACCGCAAGCAGTCCCGCAGCCGCTACGGCGCGAAGAAGGAGAAGAGCTGA
- the fusA gene encoding elongation factor G, whose translation MARDVLTDLSKVRNIGIMAHIDAGKTTTTERILFYTGINYKIGEVHDGAATMDWMEEEQKRGITITSAATTCFWKDHQINLIDTPGHVDFTVEVERNLRVLDGAVAVFDGKEGVEPQSEQVWRQATKYDVPRICFVNKMDKLGADFYFTVGTIQSRLAAKPLPIQLPIGSENDFIGVIDLVQMRALTWRGEVQKGEDYAVEEIPADLRERAEEYRTALVEAVAETDDDLMELYLGGEELTVEQIKHGIRRIVKNRSAYPVLCGSAFKNKGVQPLLDAVIDYLPSPIELPPVEGTLQDGETPAFRKPEKEEPFSALAFKIAAHPFFGKLTYIRVYSGRVAAGSQVINSTKDRKERIGKIFQMHANKENPVDEALVGHIYAVIGLKDTTTGETLSDPQAPIVLESMTFPDPVIQVAVEPKTKADQEKLSTAIQKLAEEDPTFQVSLDDETGQTILAGMGELHLEVLVNRMKSEFKVEANIGKPQVAYRETIRRTVDKHEYTHKKQTGGSGQFARVIIKLEPLDTADGALYEFDNKVTGGRIPREYIPSVDAGAQDAMQYGVLAGYPLTGIKLTLLDGQYHEVDSSEMAFKVAGSMALKEAARKADPALLEPMMAVEVTTPEDYMGDVIGDLNSRRGQIQAMEERAGARIVKALVPLSEMFGYVGDLRSRTQGRANYTMVFDSYAEVPTNVAKEIIAKATGE comes from the coding sequence GTGGCACGGGACGTGCTGACGGACCTGAGCAAGGTCCGCAACATCGGCATCATGGCCCACATCGACGCGGGCAAGACCACCACCACCGAGCGGATCCTGTTCTACACCGGGATCAACTACAAGATCGGTGAGGTCCACGACGGCGCGGCCACGATGGACTGGATGGAGGAGGAGCAGAAGCGTGGCATCACGATCACGTCGGCTGCCACCACCTGCTTCTGGAAAGACCACCAGATCAACCTGATCGACACCCCTGGGCACGTCGACTTCACCGTCGAGGTGGAGCGCAACCTGCGGGTGCTCGACGGTGCCGTCGCGGTCTTCGACGGCAAGGAAGGTGTCGAGCCGCAGTCCGAGCAGGTCTGGCGGCAGGCCACCAAGTACGACGTCCCGCGCATCTGCTTCGTCAACAAGATGGACAAGCTGGGCGCCGACTTCTACTTCACGGTCGGCACCATCCAGAGCCGTCTCGCGGCGAAGCCGCTTCCGATCCAGCTGCCCATCGGGTCGGAGAACGACTTCATCGGCGTCATCGACCTGGTCCAGATGCGCGCGCTCACCTGGCGCGGCGAGGTCCAGAAGGGCGAGGACTACGCCGTCGAGGAGATCCCGGCCGACCTGCGTGAGCGGGCCGAGGAGTACCGCACCGCGCTGGTGGAGGCCGTCGCCGAGACCGACGACGACCTCATGGAGCTCTACCTCGGCGGCGAGGAGCTCACCGTCGAGCAGATCAAGCACGGCATCCGCAGGATCGTGAAGAACCGCAGCGCCTACCCGGTGCTTTGCGGCTCGGCGTTCAAGAACAAGGGCGTGCAGCCCCTGCTCGACGCCGTGATCGACTACCTGCCGTCGCCGATCGAGCTGCCGCCCGTCGAGGGCACGCTGCAGGACGGCGAGACGCCGGCCTTCCGCAAGCCCGAGAAGGAGGAGCCGTTCTCGGCGCTCGCCTTCAAGATCGCTGCGCACCCGTTCTTCGGCAAGCTGACCTACATCCGGGTCTACTCGGGTCGGGTCGCCGCGGGTTCCCAGGTCATCAACTCGACCAAGGACCGCAAGGAGCGCATCGGGAAGATCTTCCAGATGCACGCCAACAAGGAGAACCCGGTCGACGAGGCCCTTGTCGGTCACATCTACGCGGTCATCGGGCTGAAGGACACGACCACCGGCGAGACGCTGAGCGACCCGCAGGCGCCGATCGTGCTCGAGTCGATGACGTTCCCCGACCCGGTCATCCAGGTCGCGGTGGAGCCGAAGACGAAGGCCGACCAGGAGAAGCTCTCCACGGCCATCCAGAAGCTGGCCGAGGAGGACCCGACGTTCCAGGTCTCCCTGGACGACGAAACCGGTCAGACCATCCTCGCCGGCATGGGTGAGCTGCACCTCGAGGTGCTGGTGAACCGCATGAAGAGCGAGTTCAAGGTCGAGGCCAACATCGGCAAGCCGCAGGTGGCCTACCGCGAGACGATCCGTCGGACGGTCGACAAGCACGAGTACACGCACAAGAAGCAGACCGGTGGCTCGGGGCAGTTCGCCCGCGTCATCATCAAGCTCGAGCCGCTCGACACGGCCGACGGTGCGCTGTACGAGTTCGACAACAAGGTCACCGGTGGCCGGATCCCGCGGGAGTACATCCCGTCGGTGGACGCCGGAGCGCAGGACGCCATGCAGTACGGCGTGCTGGCGGGCTACCCGCTGACCGGCATCAAGCTGACGCTGCTCGACGGCCAGTACCACGAGGTCGACTCGTCCGAGATGGCGTTCAAGGTCGCCGGTTCGATGGCTCTCAAGGAGGCTGCGCGCAAGGCCGACCCGGCCCTGCTCGAGCCGATGATGGCCGTCGAGGTCACCACGCCCGAGGACTACATGGGCGACGTGATCGGCGACCTCAACTCCCGCCGTGGCCAGATCCAGGCCATGGAGGAGCGGGCCGGTGCGCGCATCGTCAAGGCGCTCGTGCCGCTCTCGGAGATGTTCGGCTACGTCGGCGACCTGCGGTCGCGGACCCAGGGCCGGGCGAACTACACCATGGTCTTCGACTCCTATGCGGAGGTCCCGACCAATGTGGCCAAGGAGATCATCGCCAAGGCCACGGGCGAGTAA
- a CDS encoding FAD-dependent monooxygenase, with the protein MHVLISGASIAGPTLAYWLIRHGVDITVVERAPEVRTGGHGVDFRGAQMELLRRLDLVDAVRAAQTGMGDQVVVDADGRPLVRLPAAFMSGEVEIQRGDLAQLLYERTRDDAEYVFGDSITELTQDAGAVDVTFERGGSRRFDLVVGADGAHSGVRSLAWGPEERFSTFLGFYQAGFSVPNHFDLDHSGLLYNEPGLGVMVSSGRTRSTADVGLVFAAPPLAYDRGDREQIVGLLTDHFTHAGWQVPRVLTGLATATDLWFDQFAQIHLDRWSRGRIALLGDAAWAAGPGGSGTGLAMTGAYVLAAELAATGDHTAAFARYEAALRKGATSGQKQARNAGPFLAPPTARKIRSRNRTYRMLSSRLLLPLFVRLTEGAANAVSLDAYPVDRMNSARTILR; encoded by the coding sequence GTGCACGTCCTGATCTCCGGCGCGAGCATCGCCGGACCGACACTCGCGTACTGGCTGATCCGCCACGGCGTCGACATCACCGTCGTCGAGCGGGCGCCCGAGGTTCGGACGGGCGGTCACGGCGTCGACTTCCGCGGCGCGCAGATGGAACTGCTGCGCCGGTTGGACCTCGTCGACGCGGTGCGCGCAGCGCAGACCGGGATGGGAGACCAGGTCGTCGTCGACGCGGACGGCCGGCCGCTGGTCCGGCTGCCCGCCGCGTTCATGAGCGGCGAGGTGGAGATCCAGCGCGGCGACCTCGCGCAGCTCCTCTACGAGCGCACTCGCGACGACGCCGAGTACGTCTTCGGCGACTCGATCACCGAGCTCACGCAGGACGCGGGCGCCGTCGACGTCACGTTCGAGCGCGGCGGGTCGCGCCGCTTCGACCTCGTGGTCGGCGCGGACGGGGCGCATTCCGGGGTGCGGTCCCTCGCTTGGGGCCCGGAGGAGCGGTTCTCCACCTTCCTCGGCTTCTACCAGGCCGGCTTCAGCGTCCCCAACCACTTCGACCTCGACCACTCCGGCCTGCTCTACAACGAGCCGGGCCTCGGCGTGATGGTCTCCAGCGGCCGCACCCGCTCGACCGCCGACGTCGGGCTGGTGTTCGCCGCCCCGCCGCTCGCGTACGACCGCGGCGACCGCGAACAGATCGTCGGGCTCCTGACCGACCACTTCACCCACGCCGGGTGGCAGGTGCCGCGGGTCCTCACCGGGCTCGCCACGGCCACCGACCTGTGGTTCGACCAGTTCGCGCAGATCCACCTCGACCGCTGGTCGCGGGGCCGCATCGCTCTGCTCGGGGACGCGGCATGGGCCGCGGGCCCGGGCGGCAGCGGCACGGGACTGGCGATGACGGGCGCCTACGTACTGGCCGCGGAGCTCGCGGCGACCGGTGACCACACCGCCGCCTTCGCTCGGTACGAGGCCGCGCTGCGCAAGGGCGCCACCAGCGGGCAGAAGCAGGCGCGCAACGCAGGCCCCTTCCTTGCCCCACCGACCGCGAGGAAGATCCGCAGCCGCAACCGCACGTACCGGATGCTCTCGAGCCGCCTACTACTCCCCCTGTTCGTGCGGCTCACGGAGGGTGCGGCGAACGCGGTGAGCCTGGACGCCTACCCCGTTGACCGGATGAACAGCGCCCGCACAATCCTCCGTTGA
- a CDS encoding TetR/AcrR family transcriptional regulator: MGNREDLLAGAITCLKEKGWARTTVRDIAAAAGVSHAAIGYHYGSREALLTAALIQAIDEWGSEIDSAVSARSLADGYETFWDETVRSYATHLPMWRATIDALLQAEHNPALRAQLSDGQRQGREGIAAGLLGIEESAVTDEQARTIGAVQSALISGVLMQHLLDPDTAPSGAEVVAGLRALAALTASDPADDRSRTPAPVTRAVDG; this comes from the coding sequence ATGGGGAACCGCGAGGACCTCCTCGCCGGCGCGATCACGTGCCTGAAGGAGAAGGGCTGGGCGCGCACCACCGTCCGCGACATCGCGGCGGCCGCGGGCGTGAGCCACGCCGCGATCGGCTACCACTACGGCTCCCGCGAGGCCCTGCTTACCGCGGCGCTCATCCAGGCGATCGACGAGTGGGGCAGCGAGATCGACAGCGCCGTCAGCGCGCGCAGCCTGGCGGACGGATACGAGACGTTCTGGGACGAGACGGTGCGGTCGTACGCCACCCACCTCCCGATGTGGCGCGCGACGATCGACGCCCTGCTGCAGGCCGAGCACAACCCTGCTCTGCGCGCCCAGCTGTCCGACGGTCAGCGGCAGGGCCGCGAGGGGATCGCCGCCGGGCTGCTGGGCATCGAGGAGTCCGCGGTCACCGATGAGCAGGCGCGCACGATCGGCGCGGTGCAGTCGGCCCTGATCTCAGGGGTGCTGATGCAGCACCTGCTCGACCCGGACACGGCCCCCTCGGGCGCCGAGGTGGTCGCCGGGCTGCGCGCGCTGGCAGCCCTGACCGCATCGGACCCGGCCGACGATCGCTCACGCACCCCGGCACCGGTGACGCGCGCCGTCGACGGGTAG
- a CDS encoding alpha/beta hydrolase fold domain-containing protein translates to MRLPRPVVRQLTRGVVRPLLSPRFPLALRRPLLDATGRVVPLPRGTRRSRGTLGGVPTERVVPPGAVGPHQVLYVHGGGYQTGSPTSHRALAAYLSRAAAAPVHLPIYRLAPEHPYPAAMDDVIAAYRALRDAGHPAQRIAVAGDSAGGGLVMALILRLRAAGEELPGSIGLISPWLDLDLGSPLLQANAATDAMLDPSWLPNAVTKYRGPANPAELRPLSSDLAGLPPVHVIAGSDEILLGDSDELVARIREAGGLVEYLRADGMWHAYPVFAGMLREADEAVAALGAAIRRDCGGGHAPRVAVVGAGFGGIGLGMALRAAGWTEPDELTILDRADGVGGVWRANTYPGAACDVPSHLYSFAGEPGTEWTRRFASQPEILRYLERLAREHGLTEHLRLGTEVTEARWDEARSVWRLSLTGGDSLEADVLVPACGQLSRPVRPAIPGLDRFPGPVFHSAEWDHGVDLTGMRVAVIGTGASAIQFVPAIADGVAAMTVFQRSAPHVIPKPDRAYGGRRPGNRAGARALWNAFFELGTLGLTSVRAAGMPFRIASAALRRRQVPDPALRARVTPDHPIGCKRILISSDYYPTLARPHVDLVTEPIIEVTATGVRTADRTEHAADVIILGTGFATTEFVTPMKVFGAGGQELSERWRDGASAHLGIAVPGFPNLFLLYGPNTNLGSGSIVHVLECQIGYVRQAVDLLRSGVRTLTVRPEVAARYDAEIQQRLARTVWTGCRNWYRTASGRIVNNWPGTMREYAHRTKHFEVSEYEAGA, encoded by the coding sequence ATGCGGTTGCCCCGTCCCGTCGTCCGGCAGCTCACCCGCGGCGTCGTGCGTCCACTGCTCTCCCCTCGCTTCCCCCTCGCCCTGCGGCGCCCGCTGCTGGACGCCACCGGTCGTGTCGTGCCCCTCCCGCGCGGCACCCGGCGCAGCCGCGGCACGCTCGGAGGGGTACCCACCGAGCGGGTCGTGCCCCCAGGGGCCGTCGGACCGCACCAGGTGCTGTACGTGCACGGCGGCGGCTACCAGACCGGATCACCGACCTCGCACCGCGCGCTCGCCGCGTACCTGAGCCGAGCCGCCGCGGCTCCCGTGCACCTGCCGATCTACCGGCTGGCACCGGAGCACCCGTACCCCGCCGCCATGGACGACGTGATCGCGGCATACCGAGCCCTGCGCGACGCAGGCCATCCAGCACAACGCATCGCGGTGGCCGGTGATTCCGCGGGCGGCGGACTCGTCATGGCCCTCATCCTGCGACTGCGCGCGGCGGGCGAGGAGCTGCCGGGCTCGATCGGGTTGATCTCCCCGTGGCTCGACCTCGACCTCGGCTCTCCCCTGCTGCAGGCCAACGCCGCCACCGACGCGATGCTCGACCCGAGCTGGCTCCCGAACGCGGTCACGAAGTACCGCGGACCCGCGAACCCGGCAGAGCTGCGCCCGCTCTCGTCGGATCTCGCCGGCCTCCCGCCGGTACACGTGATCGCCGGCAGCGACGAGATCCTGCTCGGCGACTCGGACGAGCTCGTGGCGCGCATCCGGGAAGCCGGTGGCCTCGTGGAGTACCTGCGGGCCGACGGCATGTGGCACGCGTACCCGGTGTTCGCCGGCATGCTCCGCGAGGCGGACGAGGCGGTGGCCGCGCTCGGCGCCGCGATCCGGCGGGATTGCGGTGGTGGCCACGCACCGCGGGTGGCGGTCGTCGGGGCCGGCTTCGGCGGGATCGGCCTCGGCATGGCGCTCCGGGCGGCGGGCTGGACCGAGCCGGACGAGCTCACGATCCTGGACCGCGCCGACGGCGTGGGCGGCGTCTGGCGGGCCAACACATACCCGGGCGCGGCCTGCGACGTGCCGTCACACCTCTACTCCTTCGCCGGCGAGCCGGGCACGGAGTGGACCCGCCGGTTCGCCTCGCAGCCGGAGATCCTGCGTTACCTGGAGCGCCTCGCCCGGGAGCACGGGCTCACGGAACACCTGCGGCTCGGCACCGAGGTCACGGAGGCCCGCTGGGACGAGGCGCGCTCCGTCTGGCGGCTGTCGCTGACGGGCGGCGACTCCCTGGAAGCCGACGTGCTGGTGCCCGCATGCGGCCAGCTGTCCCGGCCGGTCCGCCCGGCGATCCCCGGCCTCGACCGGTTCCCCGGGCCCGTCTTCCACTCCGCCGAGTGGGACCACGGCGTCGACCTGACCGGCATGCGGGTCGCGGTGATCGGCACCGGGGCGAGCGCCATCCAGTTCGTCCCCGCGATCGCCGACGGGGTGGCGGCTATGACGGTGTTCCAGCGCTCCGCACCGCACGTGATCCCGAAGCCGGACCGGGCGTACGGCGGGCGCCGGCCAGGCAACCGCGCGGGCGCCCGCGCCCTCTGGAACGCCTTCTTCGAGCTGGGCACGCTGGGCCTGACCTCGGTGCGCGCTGCCGGGATGCCGTTCCGCATCGCCTCCGCCGCGCTGCGGCGCCGCCAGGTGCCCGACCCCGCCCTGCGCGCCCGTGTCACCCCCGACCACCCGATCGGCTGCAAGCGCATCCTGATCTCGTCGGACTACTACCCCACGCTCGCCCGTCCGCACGTGGACCTCGTCACCGAACCGATCATCGAGGTCACCGCGACCGGCGTGCGCACGGCCGACCGCACCGAGCACGCGGCCGACGTGATCATCCTCGGCACCGGCTTCGCCACGACCGAGTTCGTCACCCCGATGAAGGTGTTCGGTGCGGGTGGGCAGGAGCTCTCCGAGCGGTGGCGCGACGGCGCGAGCGCGCACCTCGGCATCGCCGTACCCGGCTTCCCCAACCTGTTCCTGCTCTACGGCCCGAACACCAACCTCGGCTCCGGCTCGATCGTGCACGTGCTGGAGTGCCAGATCGGCTACGTGCGCCAGGCCGTGGATCTGCTGCGCTCCGGGGTGCGCACCCTCACGGTGCGCCCCGAGGTCGCCGCCCGGTACGACGCCGAGATCCAGCAGCGCCTCGCCCGAACGGTCTGGACCGGCTGCCGCAACTGGTACCGCACCGCGAGCGGCCGGATCGTCAACAACTGGCCGGGCACGATGCGCGAGTACGCCCACCGCACGAAGCACTTCGAGGTGAGCGAGTACGAGGCGGGCGCATAG